In the genome of Hyphobacterium sp. CCMP332, one region contains:
- the radC gene encoding DNA repair protein RadC — protein MKLDEKRNGILSWVEHDRPREKLLLKGKNVLSDAELLAILIGTGTKSLTAVDIAKLILKRCDYNLNVLAQMTVKDLLNIRGIGEAKAISIICALELSRRRSASELPAKPKMQSSYDVFQLITPFLMDLMHEEFYAVFLNRANQVLKVHHVSKGGISGTVADPKIIFAEGLSHCASGIILVHNHPSGNLKPSKADIDLTKRMIRGGIMLDLPILDHLIYSNSGYFSFADEGLMNYE, from the coding sequence ATGAAACTCGACGAAAAAAGAAATGGTATTCTCTCATGGGTAGAACATGACCGTCCGAGAGAAAAACTTTTATTAAAAGGTAAAAATGTACTTAGCGATGCGGAACTGCTCGCCATCTTAATTGGAACAGGCACCAAATCTCTTACTGCTGTAGATATTGCGAAATTGATTTTAAAGCGTTGTGATTATAATCTCAACGTATTGGCACAGATGACGGTCAAGGATTTACTCAACATTCGCGGAATAGGGGAGGCCAAAGCGATAAGCATCATATGTGCATTGGAGCTGAGCCGTAGACGCAGCGCTTCAGAACTGCCTGCAAAACCAAAAATGCAATCGTCTTACGATGTTTTTCAATTGATCACCCCATTTTTAATGGATTTAATGCATGAAGAATTTTATGCTGTTTTTCTCAATCGGGCCAATCAGGTTTTAAAGGTTCATCACGTTAGCAAAGGGGGAATTTCAGGCACTGTGGCAGATCCCAAAATTATTTTTGCCGAAGGCTTGTCGCATTGTGCAAGTGGAATCATCCTTGTTCATAATCATCCTTCGGGAAATTTGAAACCAAGCAAGGCTGATATTGATTTAACTAAAAGAATGATAAGAGGTGGAATCATGCTGGACTTGCCGATATTGGATCATCTTATTTATTCTAACTCCGGTTATTTTAGTTTTGCCGATGAAGGATTGATGAATTATGAATAG
- a CDS encoding DUF1684 domain-containing protein — MNRKYILFALVAIVFFIVVYSLNSGNSAYVEGIKKIHEEKINFLSLSPESPVKEKINRSAIEFFEPQKKYRVKARIAQIPDVGRVELATNDGSIRPYIKFAMAIFEIDGKKDSLIIFIEPTFNANYKKAFIPFKDQTSGNESYGAGRYLDAEIKDDSSVELDFNLAYNPFCAYDEKFSCPLPPESNYIDFKIEAGEKNYK, encoded by the coding sequence ATGAATAGAAAGTATATCTTATTTGCCCTGGTAGCAATTGTTTTTTTCATTGTTGTTTATTCACTCAACTCGGGTAATTCGGCCTATGTTGAAGGGATCAAAAAAATCCATGAAGAAAAAATTAACTTTTTAAGTCTGAGTCCTGAATCTCCGGTCAAGGAAAAAATCAACAGGTCGGCAATTGAATTTTTCGAACCTCAAAAAAAGTACAGAGTCAAAGCCAGAATTGCTCAAATTCCGGACGTAGGTAGGGTAGAACTTGCCACCAACGACGGCTCTATAAGGCCTTACATCAAATTTGCCATGGCAATTTTTGAAATTGATGGAAAAAAAGATTCCTTGATTATATTTATTGAGCCTACTTTCAACGCGAATTACAAAAAGGCATTTATTCCATTTAAAGACCAAACCAGTGGAAATGAAAGTTATGGTGCAGGAAGATACCTCGATGCCGAAATTAAAGACGATTCATCGGTAGAACTGGACTTTAACCTGGCGTACAATCCCTTCTGTGCTTACGATGAAAAATTTAGTTGTCCTCTGCCTCCTGAGTCCAATTATATAGACTTTAAAATAGAAGCAGGCGAAAAAAATTATAAATAA